One window of Mesorhizobium sp. PAMC28654 genomic DNA carries:
- a CDS encoding acyl CoA:acetate/3-ketoacid CoA transferase, with product MSKVVSAADAAGLIKDGMVVSVSSSSGLGCPDAVLAAIGERFDTEGHPKNITTLHPIAAGDMYGIKGIDHLAKPGLLKRTLCGSYPSGPSSSEPPQIWKMIGDNSVAAYNVPSGILFDMHREAAAKRPGVLTKVGLDTFADPRHQGCAMNAAASDPIVSVQQFDGEEWLYFRSIVPHVSIIRATTADERGNLTYEHEGAYLGGLEQALAARNNGGVVIAQVKRVVENGTLKPHDVRVPCVLVDHIVVAPDQLQTTLTPYDPAISGEIFRPLSSFRNAEMNVQKVIARRVAMELRDGMAVNIGFGISANVPRILLEEGQHGKVTWVIEQGAVGGVPLLDFKFGCSSNADAFMPSPHQFIYFQAGGFDASLLSFLQIDRHGSVNVSKLSARPHVTAGAGGFVDITARAKKIVFSGFFNAGAKLSLADGGIRINAEGKIKKMVAEVEHISFSGKRAVAQGQDITYVTERCVMKLTPEGLVVTEIAPGIDLRRDVLAQSEIPLGVAKDLKTTPEALYRDEPIGLSLNGGASLGGAHG from the coding sequence TTGAGCAAGGTCGTCTCCGCCGCTGACGCAGCAGGCCTGATCAAGGACGGCATGGTCGTTTCCGTGTCCTCGTCGAGCGGCCTCGGCTGCCCGGACGCGGTGCTTGCCGCCATTGGCGAGCGCTTCGACACGGAAGGCCATCCGAAGAACATCACCACGCTGCACCCGATCGCCGCCGGCGACATGTACGGCATCAAGGGCATCGATCATCTGGCCAAGCCCGGCCTTTTGAAGCGCACGCTGTGCGGCTCCTATCCCTCCGGCCCGTCCTCGTCCGAACCGCCACAGATCTGGAAGATGATCGGTGACAATTCGGTCGCCGCCTACAATGTGCCGTCGGGCATCCTGTTCGACATGCACCGCGAGGCCGCCGCCAAGCGACCGGGCGTGCTGACCAAGGTCGGCCTCGACACCTTCGCCGACCCGCGCCACCAGGGCTGCGCGATGAACGCGGCAGCCAGTGACCCCATCGTTTCGGTGCAGCAATTCGACGGCGAGGAATGGCTCTATTTCCGCTCGATCGTCCCGCACGTCTCGATCATCCGCGCCACCACGGCGGATGAGCGCGGCAACCTCACCTATGAGCATGAGGGTGCCTATCTCGGCGGCCTCGAACAGGCGCTAGCCGCCCGCAACAATGGCGGCGTCGTCATCGCGCAGGTCAAGCGCGTTGTCGAGAACGGCACGCTGAAGCCGCATGACGTGCGCGTGCCCTGCGTGCTGGTCGACCATATCGTCGTTGCGCCCGACCAGTTGCAGACGACGCTGACGCCTTATGATCCGGCCATCTCCGGCGAGATCTTCCGGCCACTATCAAGCTTCCGCAACGCCGAGATGAACGTCCAGAAGGTCATCGCGCGCCGCGTCGCCATGGAGCTTCGCGACGGCATGGCCGTCAACATCGGCTTCGGCATATCAGCCAACGTGCCGCGCATCCTCCTGGAGGAAGGCCAGCATGGCAAGGTCACCTGGGTGATCGAACAGGGCGCGGTCGGCGGCGTGCCGCTGCTCGACTTCAAGTTCGGTTGCTCGTCGAATGCCGACGCCTTCATGCCCTCGCCGCACCAGTTCATCTATTTCCAGGCCGGCGGCTTCGACGCCTCGCTCTTGTCCTTCCTGCAGATCGACCGTCACGGCTCGGTCAACGTGTCGAAGCTTTCGGCACGGCCGCATGTCACCGCGGGCGCCGGCGGCTTCGTCGATATCACCGCGCGGGCGAAGAAAATCGTCTTCTCCGGCTTCTTCAATGCCGGCGCCAAGCTGTCGCTGGCCGATGGCGGCATCCGCATAAATGCGGAAGGCAAAATCAAGAAGATGGTCGCCGAGGTCGAGCACATCTCCTTCTCCGGCAAGCGCGCGGTCGCGCAAGGGCAGGACATCACCTACGTCACCGAGCGCTGCGTGATGAAGTTGACGCCGGAGGGACTGGTCGTCACGGAGATCGCGCCCGGCATTGATCTGCGGCGCGATGTGCTGGCGCAGTCGGAGATTCCGCTCGGCGTCGCTAAGGACCTCAAGACGACACCGGAAGCGCTCTATCGCGATGAGCCGATCGGCCTGTCGCTGAATGGCGGCGCCTCGCTTGGAGGCGCGCATGGCTGA
- a CDS encoding Gfo/Idh/MocA family protein, with protein MSVRWGLIGASTIAKQFMIDAIRAQADGEISAVMSSSPERAATYATENGIPLAVSTLDGLLGVDIDAVYISTTNELHLEQALAAIKAGKHVLCEKPLALTSADARRMVAAAKAAGVVLGTNHHLRNAGAHRAMREAIAAGRIGRPIAARVFHSVYLPENLQGWRITRHEAGGGVVLDITVHDADTLRFVLGDDPTEISAFTQTAGMAAGGLEDGAMCIWRFKSGVIAQSHEGFTTRFADTGFEVHGSEGSLIARNVMTQKPVGSVTLRTAKGEEELSFDREGLYARSLRQFHAAIRGEGQPSATGEDGVWSLTAAEAALQSARTGKTVEINPRLESNTRLGSAA; from the coding sequence ATGAGCGTCAGATGGGGTCTGATCGGCGCGAGCACGATCGCAAAACAGTTCATGATCGACGCCATCCGTGCGCAAGCCGATGGCGAGATTTCAGCAGTGATGAGCTCCAGCCCGGAGCGCGCCGCGACCTATGCAACGGAAAACGGCATCCCGCTCGCCGTCTCGACGCTTGACGGCCTTCTCGGCGTGGATATCGACGCCGTCTACATTTCGACCACCAACGAATTGCATCTCGAACAAGCACTCGCCGCGATCAAGGCGGGAAAGCACGTGCTGTGCGAGAAGCCGCTGGCGCTGACCAGCGCCGATGCGCGCAGGATGGTCGCCGCCGCCAAGGCAGCCGGTGTCGTGCTCGGCACCAACCACCATCTGCGCAATGCCGGTGCGCACCGGGCGATGCGCGAGGCGATTGCCGCCGGCCGGATCGGCAGGCCGATCGCCGCGCGCGTGTTCCACTCGGTCTATCTGCCGGAAAACCTGCAGGGCTGGCGCATCACCAGGCATGAAGCCGGCGGCGGCGTGGTGCTGGACATCACCGTGCATGATGCCGACACGCTGCGCTTCGTGCTCGGCGACGATCCCACCGAGATTTCGGCGTTCACGCAAACCGCCGGCATGGCCGCTGGCGGCCTGGAAGACGGCGCCATGTGCATCTGGCGCTTCAAGTCGGGCGTCATCGCCCAGTCGCATGAGGGCTTCACCACCAGATTCGCTGATACCGGCTTCGAGGTGCATGGCTCGGAAGGTTCGCTGATCGCCAGGAATGTGATGACGCAGAAGCCGGTCGGTTCCGTGACCCTGCGTACTGCAAAAGGCGAAGAGGAATTGAGCTTCGACCGCGAAGGTCTCTATGCACGGTCTCTGCGCCAGTTCCATGCAGCGATCCGTGGCGAGGGTCAGCCCTCCGCCACCGGCGAAGATGGCGTCTGGTCCCTCACCGCAGCCGAAGCGGCATTGCAATCGGCGAGGACCGGCAAGACCGTCGAGATCAATCCAAGACTCGAGAGTAATACAAGACTGGGGAGCGCAGCTTGA
- a CDS encoding LacI family DNA-binding transcriptional regulator, producing MASRAKATILDIAREAGVSKSTVSLVLQGSGLIRPETASKVRKAIEDVGYVYNRGAANLRKAHSNVIGMVINDLTNPFFAELAVGMERVFQSAGIVPFIANTAENPVRQEEVLKSLMEQGVAGLIVSPARGTTPGAFRKLEMAGVPVVFAMRRLPESRIPVIAPDNHRGAYLAAAHLIGKGHRRLAFFGGSSDLVVYHERLGGFREACETLGIAAGDILVVEGETSRRGGIACLETALSVAEPPTAALCFNDAVAFGVMLALRKRGLEPGADFAVVGFDDVVEAEHYMPALTSVSVDTAGLGERAAHVMLKMIQSRTTRAEDHIGAVNLVVRESCGPNRPVGMGNAA from the coding sequence ATGGCCAGCCGGGCCAAGGCGACGATACTAGACATCGCCCGCGAGGCGGGCGTGTCGAAGTCGACGGTGTCGCTCGTGCTCCAGGGCAGCGGGCTGATCCGGCCTGAAACCGCGAGCAAGGTGCGCAAGGCGATCGAGGATGTCGGTTACGTCTACAACCGCGGCGCCGCCAATCTGCGCAAGGCTCACTCCAATGTCATCGGCATGGTCATCAACGATCTCACCAACCCCTTTTTCGCCGAACTGGCTGTCGGCATGGAGCGTGTCTTCCAGTCGGCCGGCATCGTGCCCTTCATCGCCAACACGGCCGAAAATCCGGTGCGCCAGGAAGAAGTGCTGAAATCGCTGATGGAACAGGGCGTCGCCGGCCTCATCGTGTCGCCGGCGCGCGGCACGACGCCCGGCGCCTTCCGGAAGCTGGAGATGGCAGGCGTTCCGGTCGTCTTCGCCATGCGCCGGCTGCCTGAAAGCCGTATCCCGGTGATCGCGCCGGACAATCATCGCGGCGCCTACCTTGCCGCCGCCCATCTGATCGGCAAGGGGCATCGCCGGCTGGCTTTCTTCGGCGGCTCATCCGATCTGGTCGTCTATCACGAAAGGCTGGGCGGCTTTCGCGAAGCCTGCGAGACGCTCGGCATCGCGGCGGGCGACATACTGGTGGTCGAGGGTGAGACCAGCCGCCGGGGCGGTATTGCCTGCCTGGAAACGGCGCTGTCGGTGGCCGAGCCGCCGACCGCGGCACTCTGTTTCAACGACGCGGTCGCCTTCGGCGTCATGCTGGCGCTGCGCAAGCGCGGGCTGGAGCCCGGAGCGGATTTCGCCGTCGTTGGGTTCGACGACGTGGTCGAGGCCGAGCACTACATGCCGGCGCTGACCAGCGTCTCGGTGGATACCGCGGGCCTCGGCGAACGCGCCGCCCACGTCATGCTGAAGATGATTCAATCACGCACCACGCGCGCCGAGGACCATATCGGCGCGGTCAACCTCGTGGTCAGGGAAAGCTGCGGTCCCAATCGGCCTGTAGGAATGGGGAATGCGGCATGA
- the gmd gene encoding GDP-mannose 4,6-dehydratase: MNDKVALITGVTGQDGAYLAQLLLQKGYIVHGVKRRSSSFNTERVDDIYVDPHERDTRFFLHYGDLTDATNLIRLVQETRPSEIYNLGAQSHVQVSFETPEYTGNSDALGTLRLLEAIRILRLEKSVRFYQASTSELYGKAQQVPQSETTPFHPRSPYAAAKLYAYWITVNYREAYGMFAANGILFNHESPTRGETFVTRKITRAVAAIDRGLQETLYLGNIDARRDWGHARDYVEGMWRILQHEEPDDFVLATGETHSVREFVELAFAQTGRTVRWQGQGVDEIGVDADSGTALVRIDPRYFRPTEVDLLLGDASKAKARLGWTHTVGFTDLVAEMVQADLARATGGKWRGGRTV, from the coding sequence ATGAACGATAAAGTGGCGCTCATAACCGGTGTGACCGGCCAGGACGGGGCCTATCTGGCGCAACTGTTGCTGCAGAAGGGCTACATCGTCCACGGCGTCAAGCGCCGCTCTTCTTCGTTCAACACCGAGCGTGTCGACGACATCTACGTCGATCCGCATGAGCGCGACACCCGCTTCTTCCTGCACTATGGCGACCTGACGGATGCCACCAATCTGATCCGCCTGGTGCAGGAGACGCGCCCCAGCGAAATCTACAATCTGGGCGCCCAGAGCCACGTTCAGGTGAGCTTCGAAACACCAGAATATACGGGCAATTCCGATGCTCTGGGGACGCTCAGGCTGCTGGAGGCCATCCGGATTCTTCGCCTGGAAAAATCAGTGCGTTTCTACCAGGCGTCGACATCGGAACTTTACGGCAAGGCGCAGCAGGTGCCGCAGAGCGAGACCACGCCCTTCCATCCGCGCTCGCCCTATGCGGCGGCCAAGCTCTACGCCTATTGGATCACGGTGAATTATCGCGAGGCCTACGGCATGTTTGCCGCCAACGGCATCCTGTTCAACCATGAGAGCCCGACACGGGGCGAAACCTTCGTCACCCGCAAGATCACAAGGGCCGTCGCCGCGATCGATCGCGGGCTTCAGGAGACGCTCTATCTCGGCAACATCGATGCCAGGCGCGACTGGGGCCATGCGCGCGACTATGTCGAGGGCATGTGGCGCATCCTCCAGCATGAAGAGCCCGACGATTTCGTGCTGGCGACCGGCGAGACGCATTCCGTGCGCGAATTTGTCGAACTGGCCTTTGCCCAGACCGGGCGGACCGTTCGCTGGCAAGGACAAGGCGTGGATGAGATCGGCGTCGATGCCGATTCGGGCACCGCGCTCGTGCGTATCGACCCGCGCTACTTCCGGCCGACCGAGGTCGACCTTCTTCTGGGCGATGCGTCCAAGGCCAAGGCCAGGCTGGGCTGGACGCATACGGTCGGCTTCACGGACTTGGTCGCGGAAATGGTGCAGGCCGATCTGGCGCGCGCCACCGGCGGCAAATGGCGTGGCGGCCGTACTGTATAG
- the fcl gene encoding GDP-L-fucose synthase, with protein MDDTFELRGKRVFVAGHRGMVGSAVVRRLAHEDCEVLTASRGELDLMDQAGVRIWMAARRPDAVVMAAAKVGGILANDRFPVDFLHENLVMQTNVIESAFRSEVRKLLFLGSSCIYPKFAPQPISEDALLTGPLEPTNEWYAIAKIAGLKLCQAYRRQYGVDYISAMPTNLYGPGDNFDLNSSHVVPALMRKAHEAKRRGDKSLAVWGSGKPMREFLHVDDAADALVWLLKNYAGDSHVNVGSGEDVTIAELARTVAAVVGADVEVTFDPTKPDGTPRKLMDVSRLFATGWRPRYTLRGGLEETYAWFLQHIETGDVRLGAA; from the coding sequence ATGGACGATACATTCGAGCTTCGGGGCAAACGTGTTTTCGTGGCAGGGCATCGCGGCATGGTCGGCTCGGCCGTTGTGCGCAGGCTCGCGCACGAGGATTGCGAGGTCCTGACAGCATCCCGTGGGGAGCTTGATCTCATGGATCAGGCCGGCGTGCGCATTTGGATGGCGGCGCGCCGCCCAGACGCCGTGGTGATGGCGGCGGCCAAGGTCGGCGGCATCCTGGCAAACGACAGGTTTCCGGTCGACTTCCTCCATGAAAATCTCGTGATGCAGACCAATGTCATCGAAAGCGCTTTCCGCAGCGAGGTGCGGAAGCTGCTGTTTCTTGGGTCGTCCTGCATCTATCCGAAATTCGCGCCCCAGCCGATCTCCGAGGACGCGCTGCTGACGGGCCCGCTCGAACCCACCAACGAATGGTACGCCATCGCCAAGATTGCCGGCCTGAAACTGTGCCAGGCCTACCGGCGCCAATATGGTGTCGACTATATTTCGGCGATGCCGACCAATCTCTACGGCCCCGGCGACAATTTCGATCTCAACTCCAGCCATGTCGTGCCCGCGCTGATGCGCAAGGCGCATGAGGCCAAACGCCGAGGCGACAAGTCGCTGGCTGTCTGGGGATCGGGCAAGCCCATGCGCGAGTTCCTGCATGTCGACGATGCCGCCGATGCCCTTGTCTGGCTGCTGAAGAATTATGCTGGCGATAGCCACGTCAATGTCGGCTCGGGCGAGGATGTCACCATTGCCGAACTCGCCCGCACGGTTGCAGCCGTGGTCGGCGCCGACGTCGAGGTCACGTTCGACCCGACGAAGCCCGATGGCACGCCGCGCAAGCTCATGGACGTGTCCAGGCTGTTTGCGACCGGCTGGCGCCCGCGCTACACGCTTCGCGGTGGTTTGGAGGAGACCTATGCCTGGTTTCTCCAGCACATTGAAACGGGCGACGTCCGGCTCGGGGCCGCGTGA
- the cpdR gene encoding cell cycle two-component system response regulator CpdR, which translates to MARILLAEDDDDMRRFLVKALERAGYQVSDFDNGASAYERLREEPFSLLLTDIVMPEMDGIELARRATEIDPDLKVMFITGFAAVALNPDSKAPKDAKVLSKPFHLRDLVNEVEKMLQAA; encoded by the coding sequence ATGGCACGCATTCTTCTGGCGGAAGACGACGACGATATGCGTCGGTTCCTCGTCAAGGCGCTGGAGCGCGCTGGTTACCAGGTTAGTGATTTCGACAATGGCGCCAGCGCCTATGAGCGGTTGCGCGAGGAGCCTTTCTCGCTGCTGCTGACCGATATCGTCATGCCGGAAATGGACGGCATCGAGCTCGCGCGCCGGGCCACGGAAATCGATCCCGACCTCAAGGTCATGTTCATCACCGGTTTCGCCGCCGTTGCGTTGAACCCGGATTCCAAGGCACCGAAGGACGCCAAGGTGCTGTCGAAGCCCTTCCATCTGCGCGATCTCGTCAACGAGGTCGAGAAGATGCTGCAGGCCGCCTGA
- a CDS encoding N-formylglutamate amidohydrolase → MALSRDDALVFSGSFKVNTAAEDFSVVAPFEVRSGAEQRVPFLFNSPHSGRYYPERFLAMARLDRNAIRRSEDCYVDELFGGAVALGAPMLAAHFPRAYLDVNREPWELDPRMFAEPVPSFCNIRSARVAGGLGTVPKLVGEGLAIYSGRLPLAEAVARIEAVYKPYHETLKRLLTRTHARFGYAVLIDCHSMPASIRVGDSGLRPDFIIGDRFGISATAALTEMAIGVLTAMGYTVAHNKPYAGGFITEHYGRPARHLHALQIEVNRGLYMNERTFQKTAGFDALADDLTRFCADLMAMPDHHFVDLPLAAE, encoded by the coding sequence GTGGCACTTTCAAGGGATGATGCACTGGTGTTTTCGGGTTCGTTCAAAGTGAACACGGCAGCCGAGGACTTTTCGGTCGTTGCCCCCTTCGAAGTCCGATCGGGTGCCGAACAGCGCGTTCCCTTCCTCTTCAATTCACCGCATAGCGGCCGCTACTATCCGGAGCGGTTCCTGGCCATGGCAAGGCTGGACCGCAACGCCATCCGCCGCTCCGAGGACTGCTATGTCGACGAATTGTTCGGCGGCGCCGTCGCGCTCGGCGCGCCGATGCTGGCGGCGCATTTCCCGCGCGCCTACCTGGACGTCAACCGCGAGCCGTGGGAACTCGATCCGCGCATGTTCGCCGAGCCGGTGCCGTCCTTCTGCAACATCCGCTCGGCACGCGTGGCCGGTGGCCTTGGCACAGTGCCCAAGCTGGTGGGGGAGGGACTGGCCATCTATTCAGGCCGCTTGCCGCTGGCGGAGGCCGTCGCCCGCATCGAAGCCGTCTACAAGCCTTATCATGAGACGCTGAAGCGGCTTCTGACGCGAACGCATGCGCGGTTCGGCTATGCCGTGCTGATCGACTGCCACTCGATGCCGGCGAGCATCAGGGTCGGCGACAGCGGCTTGCGGCCGGACTTCATCATTGGCGACCGCTTCGGCATCTCGGCCACGGCGGCATTGACCGAGATGGCAATCGGGGTGCTCACCGCCATGGGCTACACCGTCGCCCACAACAAACCTTATGCCGGAGGTTTCATCACCGAGCACTACGGCCGCCCCGCGCGCCATCTCCATGCCTTGCAGATCGAGGTCAATCGGGGGCTCTACATGAATGAGAGGACGTTCCAGAAAACGGCTGGTTTCGATGCGCTCGCCGATGATCTGACACGTTTCTGCGCCGATCTCATGGCGATGCCGGATCACCATTTTGTCGACCTGCCGCTGGCCGCGGAGTGA
- the hisN gene encoding histidinol-phosphatase yields MDISIDFMRRIAQAAAAETLPRFRSQGAVANKEKGSFDPVTEADREAERVIRALISAEYPDHGILGEEHGSENINSRHVWVIDPIDGTRAFISGLPVWGTLVGLTVDGDAVAGMMSQPFTGELFYANASGSHYEGPGGPRKLSTRKTTKLAEATLFTTTPALFKGEARKRYDAFEKQVQLARYGTDCYAFAMVAAGSVDIVADPGLKPYDIVALIPIIEKAGGVVTTFDGGPAENGGDVVAAATPELHAAAMAALRG; encoded by the coding sequence TTGGATATCAGCATCGATTTCATGCGGCGCATCGCGCAAGCAGCGGCGGCCGAGACCTTGCCGCGCTTCCGCAGCCAGGGCGCGGTGGCCAACAAGGAGAAGGGCAGTTTCGACCCGGTGACCGAGGCCGATCGCGAGGCCGAGCGGGTCATCCGCGCGCTGATATCGGCTGAGTATCCAGACCATGGCATCCTCGGCGAGGAGCATGGCAGCGAGAACATCAACAGCCGGCATGTCTGGGTGATCGATCCAATCGACGGCACGCGTGCCTTCATTTCCGGCCTGCCGGTATGGGGGACGCTGGTTGGGCTGACGGTCGATGGCGATGCGGTCGCCGGCATGATGTCACAGCCTTTCACCGGCGAACTGTTCTATGCCAACGCCTCCGGCTCCCACTATGAGGGGCCGGGCGGACCGCGAAAGCTATCGACCCGCAAAACCACGAAGCTCGCCGAGGCGACGCTGTTCACCACCACGCCGGCGCTGTTCAAGGGCGAGGCGCGCAAGCGCTACGATGCATTCGAAAAGCAGGTGCAACTCGCCCGCTACGGCACGGATTGCTATGCCTTCGCCATGGTCGCCGCGGGAAGCGTCGACATCGTCGCCGATCCCGGATTGAAGCCCTACGACATCGTCGCGCTGATCCCGATCATCGAAAAGGCCGGCGGCGTCGTCACCACCTTCGATGGCGGACCGGCGGAGAATGGCGGCGACGTCGTGGCCGCGGCGACACCGGAGCTTCACGCGGCGGCGATGGCGGCGCTGCGCGGCTAA
- a CDS encoding Hsp20 family protein, which translates to MRHVDFSPLYRSTVGFDRLFTMLDSLAQPDGGAQTYPPYNIERTGEDSYRISMAVAGFSDDEISIEAHRNVLTVKGERKDEGTGEGSELLYRGIASRSFERRFQLADHVDVVGASLKNGLLFVDLKRNIPEELKPRKIAITASSEKAKQIEAKTTA; encoded by the coding sequence ATGCGTCACGTTGATTTTTCCCCGCTTTATCGTTCGACCGTCGGCTTCGACCGCCTTTTCACCATGCTCGATTCGCTTGCGCAGCCGGATGGCGGCGCGCAGACCTATCCGCCATACAACATCGAGCGCACCGGTGAAGATTCCTACCGGATTTCGATGGCTGTCGCCGGCTTCTCGGACGACGAGATCTCGATCGAGGCCCATCGCAACGTGCTGACCGTCAAGGGTGAGCGCAAGGATGAGGGCACCGGCGAAGGCTCCGAACTGCTCTATCGCGGCATTGCCTCCAGGTCCTTCGAGCGCCGCTTCCAGCTTGCCGATCACGTCGACGTCGTCGGCGCTTCGCTGAAGAACGGCCTGCTCTTCGTCGACCTCAAGCGCAACATCCCCGAGGAACTGAAGCCCCGCAAGATCGCCATTACGGCGTCTTCGGAGAAGGCCAAGCAGATCGAGGCCAAGACCACCGCGTAA
- a CDS encoding sulfite exporter TauE/SafE family protein has protein sequence MSDFSWALTGTVAITFLLAGIVKGVTGMGLPTLAMGLLGTIMPPVAAASLLVVPSFVTNIWQLFAGPSFAPILRRLWLMMIGILIGTLGGAWLLASDNVKWTTAGLGAALIVYAAYTLLARQLSIPAAAERWASPFVGLLTGLVTGGTGVFVVPAVPYIQALGLGREDLIQALGLSFTVSTIALAAGLASNGAFQIEHIAMSALAVAPALLGMWLGQLLRQRISPETFRRWFLVFLILLGLELLVRPFVG, from the coding sequence ATGTCTGATTTTTCCTGGGCGCTGACGGGCACCGTCGCCATCACCTTTCTGCTGGCCGGCATCGTCAAGGGCGTGACCGGCATGGGCCTGCCGACGCTGGCCATGGGCCTCTTGGGCACCATCATGCCGCCGGTCGCCGCCGCCTCGCTGCTGGTCGTGCCGTCCTTCGTCACCAACATCTGGCAGTTGTTCGCGGGACCGAGTTTCGCGCCGATCCTGCGCCGGCTGTGGCTGATGATGATCGGCATCCTGATCGGCACGCTTGGCGGGGCTTGGCTGCTGGCCAGCGACAACGTCAAATGGACGACCGCCGGCCTTGGCGCCGCCCTGATCGTCTATGCCGCCTACACCTTGCTTGCCCGGCAATTGAGCATTCCGGCAGCCGCCGAGCGCTGGGCTTCGCCCTTCGTCGGGCTCCTCACCGGTCTTGTCACGGGCGGCACCGGGGTCTTCGTCGTCCCGGCCGTTCCCTACATCCAGGCGCTGGGCCTGGGCAGGGAAGACCTGATCCAGGCTCTCGGCCTTTCCTTCACCGTATCCACCATCGCACTCGCCGCCGGCCTTGCGTCGAATGGCGCCTTCCAGATCGAGCATATCGCCATGTCGGCGCTAGCAGTCGCGCCGGCACTGCTAGGCATGTGGCTGGGCCAGCTTCTGCGGCAGCGGATCAGTCCGGAAACCTTCCGCCGCTGGTTCCTGGTGTTCCTGATCCTGCTTGGGCTCGAGCTCCTGGTGCGGCCATTCGTTGGCTAG
- a CDS encoding threonine aldolase family protein, with translation MFFASDNWAGAHPNIAAGLSANAGGFSTAYGDGALDQAVYQRFSEIFEREVAVFFVATGTAANSLSLATYNKPGGISFAHRESHVIEDECGAPEYFSGGSRLHAIDGALGKIDPHNLERIIGRFAPEVVHWGRPMAVSITQSTEVGTVYGLDDIDAIASIARHHKVPLHMDGARFANALVALETTPAEMTWKRGVDIVSFGGTKNGCWCAEAVVLFDLDRAKELAFLRKRAAQLFSKSRFIAAQFEAYFKDDLWLDTARHANAMAARLAAAIEDSASAQLAWLPQANEVFAVMKKAEADRLMAAGAAFYDWHRPHGFDGHIGEDEALYRFVTSFATTDESIARFEALLGAGSEA, from the coding sequence ATGTTTTTCGCTTCCGACAATTGGGCAGGCGCCCATCCCAATATTGCCGCCGGCCTGTCGGCCAACGCCGGGGGCTTTTCGACCGCCTATGGCGATGGCGCTCTTGACCAGGCCGTTTACCAGCGTTTCAGCGAGATCTTCGAACGCGAGGTCGCGGTGTTTTTCGTGGCGACCGGCACCGCCGCCAACTCCCTGTCGCTGGCCACCTACAACAAGCCAGGCGGCATTTCCTTCGCCCATCGCGAATCACATGTCATCGAGGATGAATGCGGCGCGCCGGAATATTTCAGCGGCGGCTCGCGCCTCCATGCCATCGACGGCGCGCTGGGCAAGATCGACCCGCACAATCTGGAGCGGATCATCGGCCGTTTCGCTCCTGAGGTCGTCCATTGGGGGCGGCCGATGGCCGTCTCGATCACCCAGTCGACCGAAGTCGGCACGGTGTATGGGCTGGATGACATCGATGCCATCGCATCGATCGCCAGGCATCACAAGGTACCGCTGCACATGGACGGCGCGCGTTTCGCCAACGCTCTGGTCGCACTCGAAACAACGCCAGCGGAAATGACATGGAAGCGCGGTGTCGACATCGTCTCCTTCGGTGGCACCAAGAACGGCTGCTGGTGCGCCGAAGCCGTCGTGCTGTTCGATCTCGACCGCGCCAAGGAACTGGCTTTCCTGCGCAAGCGCGCAGCACAACTATTCTCCAAGTCGCGCTTCATTGCCGCGCAGTTCGAGGCCTATTTCAAGGACGACCTGTGGCTGGACACGGCCCGTCACGCCAACGCCATGGCCGCGCGCCTGGCAGCGGCGATCGAGGATTCCGCATCGGCGCAACTGGCCTGGCTGCCGCAGGCCAACGAGGTCTTCGCGGTGATGAAAAAAGCCGAGGCTGACAGGCTGATGGCAGCGGGCGCCGCCTTCTATGACTGGCACAGGCCGCATGGTTTCGACGGCCATATCGGCGAAGACGAGGCGCTCTACCGCTTCGTCACCAGTTTTGCGACGACGGATGAAAGCATCGCGCGGTTCGAGGCATTGCTGGGGGCGGGATCGGAAGCGTGA